In Pyrus communis chromosome 1, drPyrComm1.1, whole genome shotgun sequence, the following are encoded in one genomic region:
- the LOC137726759 gene encoding uncharacterized protein yields MTIWYEILAAVNEVSKDLQSKDMLIDVAIEQVQGLIAYFKKYRETGFAEAMINAKKLAIEMEVDPVFPEKSQVRRKRHFDENEGESSQPTEQSAEESFRVHYFLYIIDQAIGSLKRRFEEYQAYDDIFGFLFTSERLNSIDNDKLKDCSYRLQNFLKKDELFDVDRDALLVELKLLRERLPKEIRTSIDIMNYLKRMRCVPTASIAYRILLTIPITVASAERSFSKLKLLKSYLRSTMLQERLNGLALISIESDFLDKIDYEGLIDDFAAKNA; encoded by the coding sequence ATGACTATTTGGTATGAAATATTGGCTGCTGTTAATGAGGTTAGCAAAGATTTGCAATCTAAAGACATGCTTATTGATGTTGCTATAGAACAAGTACAAGGATTGATCGCTTATTTTAAAAAGTACAGAGAAACTGGGTTTGCGGAGGCTATGATTAATGCTAAAAAACTTGCTATTGAAATGGAAGTTGATCCCGTGTTTCCAGAAAAGAGTCAAGTTCGTAGAAAAAGACATTTTGATGAGAATGAAGGTGAATCATCTCAACCAACTGAGCAATCAGCGGAGGAATCTTTTAGGGTTCATTACTTCTTGTATATAATAGATCAAGCTATTGGTTCACTAAAGAGAAGGTTTGAAGAGTATCAAGCGTATGATGATAtatttgggtttttgttcaCTTCAGAACGGTTGAATTCGATAGACAATGATAAATTGAAAGATTGTAGTTATCGGCTTCAAAACTTTCTCAAGAAAGATGAGCTCTTTGATGTTGATAGGGATGCATTATTAGTAGAGTTGAAGCTTTTACGAGAGCGTTTGCCAAAAGAAATAAGGACATCCATTGACATAATGAACTACTTGAAGAGGATGCGTTGTGTCCCGACTGCAAGCATTGCATACAGAATTTTGTTGACTATACCTATTACCGTTGCATCTGCAGAAAGGAGTTTCTCAaagttaaaattattaaaatcatACTTGCGGTCAACCATGTTGCAGGAAAGGTTAAATGGGCTAGCTTTGATATCGATTGAAAGTGAttttttagacaaaattgaTTATGAAGgtttaattgatgattttgcAGCAAAAAATGCATGA
- the LOC137715257 gene encoding MDIS1-interacting receptor like kinase 2-like, translating to MTRVPSCDQLCFLACLILYLQLASSQKSAFASANSTEPEVLLKWKASFRNQTQNNLTSWTNPNEAPCNTWIGVSCNSDGSVNRLNLTNSGIQGTLLEFPFMSLPNLAYVDLSYNELFDQIPPEISSLTKLIYFDTSYNQMSGKIPPEIGLLTNLQVLHLNANKFNGSIPQEIGRLKFVYELSLYSNNLEGSIPASVGNLSQLTSLLLFGNQLSGLIPPEIGNLSKLVKLSLYDNYLSGPIPLCFGNLKNLTRMILYNNTLSGSIPTSLGNLTNLVYLSLYLNKLSGTIPEEIGSLKFVVFLELTDNQLKGTVPSSFGNLSSLENLYLRSNQLSGSIPQELENLMKLTVLDLGTNRFSGYLPRDICRGGLLQRFNAENNKFSGPIPKSLKGCKSLVRVRLEGNQFTSNISDDFGVYPNLQFIDLSHNNLYGEISDIWGQCPNLTTLRIAGNNLTGSIPSEIVNAIKIQELDFSSNHLVGVVPKDLGRLTSLVNLKLNGNQLFGSIPSEFGAFTELAYLDVSSNKLNGSIPSIFGELVHLYYLNLSNNNFSQEIPLQLGKLFHLSQLDLSHNSLDGKIPSEISKMQSLEQLNLSHNNLSGLIPATFDGMRSLLYIDVSYNHLQGPIPNNKAFLDAHSFEGNVGLCGNVVGLQSCNKHVSKRKNNRKLVFAIIFPILGAGLLALLAIVFIKTRRNKEPGTEKSDNHDEIFSISLFDGKKLYSEIIKATNGFDSIFCIGKGGSGSVYKAKLPSGNTVAVKKLHQKLDGEETSQKEFHNEISALINIRHRNIVKFCGFCSNSQHSFLVYEYLEKGSLASILRKEDEAKELDWSRRVRIVKGVAHALSYLHHDCVPPIVHRDISSSNILLDYDYEPCVSDFGTAKLLNPDSSNWSCLAGTYGYVAPELAYTWKVTEKCDVYSFGVLALEVIMGKRLSDLISSISSPSDCENKLLKDVLDQRLSPPTPEVEEELTTIARVAITCRYSQPQSRPTMHMVSQSLSFQTTAFTGGPDITLEQLIKI from the exons ATGACTAGAGTTCCATCTTGTGATCAGCTATGCTTTCTAGCCTGCCTTATCTTGTATCTTCAACTAGCTTCATCACAAAAAAGTGCTTTTGCTTCTGCCAATTCCACTGAACCAGAAGTTCTTCTCAAATGGAAAGCTAGCTTTCGaaaccaaacccaaaacaacctGACCTCATGGACAAATCCAAATGAAGCCCCATGCAATACTTGGATTGGTGTTTCATGCAACTCAGATGGAAGTGTCAACAGATTAAACCTCACCAATTCTGGTATACAaggtactctacttgaatttCCATTCATGTCCTTGCCTAATCTTGCATATGTCGACCTCAGCTACAATGAACTTTTTGATCAAATCCCACCTGAGATCAGTTCCCTCACCAAACTCATCTATTTCGATACATCCTACAATCAAATGTCTGGAAAAATCCCACCTGAAATTGGTCTTTTAACAAATCTTCAGGTCCTTCACCTAAATGCTAATAAGTTCAACGGCTCAATTCCTCAAGAAATAGGCCGACTTAAATTTGTCTATGAGCTATCTCTTTACTCGAACAATTTAGAGGGTTCAATTCCAGCTTCTGTGGGTAATTTGAGCCAATTGACTTCTTTGCTTCTCTTTGGAAACCAACTTTCAGGCCTTATCCCTCCCGAAATAGGAAACCTTTCGAAGTTGGTTAAACTTTCCTTGTATGATAACTATTTATCAGGCCCAATCCCTCTGTGTTTCGGAAACTTGAAAAATCTAACCAGAATGATCTTGTACAACAATACCCTTTCTGGTTCTAtcccaacttctttgggcaatTTGACAAACCTtgtttatctctctctctaccttAATAAACTTTCCGGCACTATTCCTGAAGAGATTGGAAGCTTGAAATTTGTTGTGTTTCTAGAGCTGACCGACAATCAGCTTAAAGGAACCGTTCCCTCTTCGTTTGGCAACTTGAGCAGCCTAGAAAACCTATACCTCCGCAGTAACCAATTATCTGGATCAATCCCCCAAGAGCTGGAGAATCTAATGAAGTTGACAGTACTTGACTTGGGTACTAACCGATTTTCTGGTTATTTGCCTCGAGATATATGCAGAGGTGGATTGCTACAAAGGTTTAATGCAGAAAACAACAAATTTTCAGGTCCAATCCCGAAAAGCTTGAAAGGTTGCAAGAGCTTGGTCAGAGTCCGTCTTGAAGGGAACCAATTTACAAGCAATATATCTGATGACTTTGGTGTCTATCCGAATCTTCAGTTTATAGACCTAAGCCACAACAACTTATATGGCGAAATCTCAGACATCTGGGGACAGTGTCCAAACTTAACAACCCTACGGATTGCGGGGAACAACCTTACTGGAAGCATACCATCTGAGATTGTCAATGCAATTAAAATTCAAGAACTCGATTTTTCTTCGAATCATCTGGTTGGGGTGGTTCCCAAGGATTTGGGGAGATTGACTTCTTTGGTGAATCTAAAGTTGAATGGCAATCAACTTTTTGGTTCTATACCATCAGAATTTGGAGCATTCACTGAACTCGCATATCTTGACGTGTCCTCCAACAAGTTGAATGGCTCAATTCCAAGCATTTTTGGTGAATTGGTCCATTTATACTACTTGAATTTGAGCAACAACAATTTTAGTCAAGAAATTCCACTTCAGTTGGGCAAGTTATTTCACCTGTCACAGTTAGATTTGAGTCATAACTCACTTGACGGCAAGATACCATCAGAAATTAGCAAAATGCAGAGCTTGGAGCAGCTGAATCTTTCCCACAATAATCTTTCTGGTCTCATTCCAGCAACGTTTGATGGAATGCGCAGCTTGTTGTACATAGATGTATCCTACAATCACTTGCAGGGTCCGATCCCTAACAACAAAGCATTTCTAGATGCTCACAGCTTTGAAGGGAATGTAGGACTCTGTGGAAATGTTGTAGGACTACAATCCTGCAATAAGCACgtctcaaaaagaaaaaacaacagaAAACTCGTGTTTGCAATCATTTTCCCTATCTTGGGAGCAGGTTTACTTGCTCTCCTTGCAATTGTCTTCatcaaaacaagaagaaataaaGAGCCGGGAACAGAAAAAAGTGATAaccatgatgaaattttttCAATCTCTCTTTTTGATGGAAAAAAATTGTATTCGGAGATCATAAAAGCAACCAATGGTTTTGATTCCATATTTTGCATTGGGAAGGGAGGATCTGGAAGTGTCTACAAGGCAAAGCTACCATCAGGCAACACAGTTGCAGTGAAAAAACTCCATCAAAAACTTGACGGCGAGGAGACATCGCAGAAGGAGTTCCACAATGAAATAAGTGCACTAATCAATATCCGACATCGAAACATTGTGAAATTCTGTGGCTTTTGTTCAAATTCACAACACTCATTTCTGGTCTATGAATATCTAGAAAAGGGTAGTCTGGCTTCAATCTTGAGGAAAGAAGACGAAGCAAAAGAACTGGATTGGAGTAGGAGGGTGAGAATTGTAAAAGGCGTAGCTCATGCACTGTCTTACCTGCATCATGATTGTGTGCCGCCAATTGTACATCGAGACATATCAAGCAGCAACATTTTGCTAGATTACGACTACGAGCCTTGTGTTTCAGACTTCGGCACTGCTAAGCTTTTGAATCCAGACTCATCGAATTGGAGCTGCCTTGCAGGCACATACGGATATGTAGCACCAG AGTTGGCCTACACATGGAAGGTAACTGAGAAATGTGACGTTTATAGCTTCGGGGTGCTGGCACTGGAAGTCATCATGGGAAAGCGACTAAGCGATTTAATCTCGTCCATTTCCTCTCCATCCGATTGTGAAAACAAATTGCTAAAGGATGTATTGGACCAACGACTTTCACCTCCTAcacctgaagtagaagaggaactAACAACCATTGCAAGGGTGGCAATTACATGCAGGTACTCGCAACCGCAGTCGAGGCCAACAATGCACATGGTTTCTCAGTCGTTATCATTTCAGACTACAGCTTTCACTGGAGGACCAGACATCACGCTTGAACAACTCATTAAGATTTAA